Proteins from one Penicillium digitatum chromosome 2, complete sequence genomic window:
- a CDS encoding C6 transcription factor, putative, producing MSESTPRKRSRLACTLCQSRKRKCSGGQPCSTCAQTGAECQYNARKKRPRSHSLYQASLSLSERPTDGWSNAVPNTISAGANAAVQASPRRTSPEGVTNSLQANSGAAFVRKLGLKIDPAHAPRLQLFAWNIGERRISPTSSSALPSLPTTAPTPTTITKILSQEEMRRLAAIYFEKIDSCYTFLDRKTIFRRIAKRWESMSSPIDTAEQPHDAVLCGVAAFGHLFSRREIIAIETQLVEAARILLDKSILAAETPSVDVVTGWVLRAAYLRMTASPHAAWMASCTLMHLIEAAGLHLKTSDSEAAALLQTSPPETHDSQDGDMEYQGTSDPETRRRLFGMARHLNTWISFDLGRSRVVLHGATALSPTSIPQPRNPQHQAPPRVPRADLFHLLPLSEKLDPTGPSPQDLSELETALTSVLDIVYSEPSLILVQCNLMLCIYRRLRALNPHGPLSSNLLDRVLALACRGLRAARGMVALSCPWHQVANVPFQVVCSLLAIDNRAALALLADAMRTLREVLTAYDTTSMREAYSTAYLLIALHQRRKEDDTRALAEVLRVNAAAAAPADDQKDRYIAKTPLSDQSQRPEQAALDGLVSDAEFSWLGDLMIDMPSLQNFDLDQFLMTDVPWPLPEMGI from the coding sequence ATGTCCGAGTCAACGCCTCGCAAGCGCTCGCGTTTAGCCTGCACTTTGTGTCAGTCACGAAAGCGCAAATGTTCAGGTGGACAACCTTGTAGCACCTGCGCCCAAACTGGAGCGGAATGCCAATACAATGCGCGCAAGAAACGCCCCAGATCCCATAGTCTGTACCAAGCGAGCCTGTCACTTAGTGAACGACCTACGGATGGTTGGTCTAATGCAGTTCCAAATACTATCAGTGCCGGAGCAAATGCTGCGGTACAGGCTTCTCCCCGCCGTACCAGTCCAGAGGGCGTTACCAATTCCCTACAGGCCAATTCTGGGGCCGCGTTTGTTCGCAAACTTGGGCTCAAAATTGACCCAGCGCATGCACCACGGTTGCAATTGTTTGCTTGGAATATTGGCGAGAGGCGGATATCgccaacatcatcatcggcACTTCCCTCATTGCCTACCACGGCGCCGACGCCGACGACTATCACCAAAATCTTATCCCAGGAAGAGATGCGGCGGCTAGCAGCAATTTACTTCGAGAAGATTGATTCATGCTATACATTTCTGGACCGTAAGACGATATTTCGTCGAATAGCAAAGCGCTGGGAATCTATGTCATCTCCTATCGACACCGCGGAACAGCCCCATGATGCTGTACTATGCGGCGTGGCTGCCTTCGGGCATCTATTTTCGCGGCGCGAGATCATAGCAATAGAAACTCAACTTGTTGAGGCCGCGCGCATTCTACTGGATAAGAGCATCCTCGCAGCGGAAACACCTTCGGTTGACGTAGTGACAGGGTGGGTGTTGCGTGCTGCGTATCTACGCATGACCGCCTCACCACATGCCGCGTGGATGGCCAGTTGTACACTGATGCATCTCATCGAAGCTGCAGGATTGCACCTTAAAACTTCAGATTCTGAAGCAGCGGCCCTGCTCCAAACATCACCTCCCGAAACACACGATAGTCAAGATGGCGACATGGAATACCAGGGCACCAGCGACCCTGAAACTCGGCGAAGACTATTTGGCATGGCTCGCCACCTCAACACATGGATTTCCTTCGACCTCGGTCGCTCCCGTGTTGTTCTTCACGGCGCCACAGCTCTCTCCCCCACAAGCATACCCCAACCACGCAACCCACAACATCAAGCACCACCCCGAGTCCCACGCGCAGACCTATTCCACCTCCTCCCACTCTCTGAAAAGCTCGACCCTACAGGGCCATCACCGCAAGACCTTTCGGAACTCGAAACAGCCCTCACCTCCGTCCTGGATATAGTCTACTCCGAACCCTCGCTAATTTTAGTCCAATGCAACCTTATGCTATGCATATATCGTCGTCTCCGCGCTCTGAATCCACACGGCCCATTATCCTCTAACCTCCTTGACCGCGTCCTTGCACTGGCATGCCGTGGGCTCCGTGCCGCTCGAGGAATGGTCGCCTTAAGCTGCCCCTGGCACCAAGTTGCCAACGTCCCATTTCAGGTCGTCTGCTCACTTCTAGCGATTGACAATCGGGCTGCGTTGGCGTTGCTCGCTGATGCGATGCGGACTCTGCGTGAAGTTCTCACTGCCTACGATACAACTTCTATGCGTGAGGCGTATTCTACGGCATACCTACTTATCGCGTTGCATCAGCGGCGAAAGGAGGATGATACCCGGGCTCTTGCCGAGGTGTTGCGGGTCAACGCTGCTGCCGCGGCTCCAGCGGACGACCAGAAAGATAGGTACATTGCAAAGACACCTTTGTCCGATCAGAGCCAAAGGCCGGAACAGGCTGCGCTAGACGGGCTAGTATCAGATGCGGAGTTCTCATGGCTGGGTGATTTGATGATTGATATGCCTAGTCTGCAAAACTTCGACCTGGACCAATTCTTGATGACGGATGTCCCATGGCCTTTACCCGAGATGGGAATTTGA
- a CDS encoding protein RDR1 produces the protein MILSQYLRPALLVFLLPSAAFGRSIPLILGDNTQGPLLKPGCDDGTGIVDPDGKCNGTGVVDDPMPHDREGFQFENPSTDCKYASQPHIWDSFKHLEKDMSKLFTLIHKNVSFTVVGHHPIAGRYHDLMHFYVNALRRVSMLFFDHADLFEIHPQGIYGGCNAEWSVEEIQFKGVMNSGDKFDIINVWVTRWHNGQMIEIRTYIDAPMIMDALHKNEIWWNGTTLRDNLQYMPGPAGMPDMKEIEGMMGYPDGSKYND, from the exons ATGATTTTGTCTCAATATTTACGCCCTGCCCTACTGGTATTCCTCCTGCCCTCGGCAGCTTTTGGACGCTCTATTCCCTTAATCCTTGGAGACAACACCCAGGGTCCACTTCTGAAGCCAGGATGTGATGATGGCACTGGAATAGTTGACCCAGATGGCAAATGCAATGGCACTGGGGTTGTGGACGACCCAATGCCCCATGATCGAGAAGGATTCCAGTTCGAGAACCCATCCACAGATTGCAAATATGCGTCTCAACCGCATATTTGGGACTCATTCAAGCATCTTGAGAAGGACATGAGCAAGCTATTCACGCTGATCCACAAAAATGTCAGCTTCACTGTTGTCGGGCATCACCCAATCGCCGGCCGCTACCACGACCTGATGCACTTCTACGTCAACGCTCTACGTCGAGTCAGCATGTTGTTTTTTGACCACGCAGATCTGTTTGAGATCCACCCCCAGGGAATCTATGGTGGATGTAACGCTGAATGGTCAGTGGAGGAAATTCAGTTCAAAGGTGTAATGAATTCCG GCGACAAGTTCGATATTATTAATGTTTGGGTTACACGCTGGCATAATGGCCAGATGATAGAGATCCGCACGTACATCGATGCACCGATGATCATGGATGCGCTGCACAAGAATGAAATATGGTGGAATGGCACAACTCTCCGGGACAATCTCCAGTATATGCCGGGGCCAGCGGGGATGCCAGATATGAAGGAAATTGAGGGAATGATGGGATATCCAGATGGAAGCAAATACAATGATTAA
- a CDS encoding Carbamoyl-phosphate synthase, small subunit, whose translation MKRPVQARFMATVRQRAAMEPATFTIRDGPMFSGKSFGARSNISGEAVFTTSLVGYPESLTDPSYRGQILVFTQPLIGNYGVPSAEKDSNGLLKYFESPNIQAAGVVVADVAEQYSHWTAVQSLGEWCAREGVPAISGVDTRAIVTYLREQGSSLARITVGEEYDANEDEAFTDPEQIHLVRQVSTKQPFHVAAADPHSHVAVIDCGVKENILRSLVGRGSSVTVLPFDYPIHKVAHHFDGVFISNGPGDPTHCQDTVYHLKRLMETSQVPIFGICLGHQLLALATGASTIKLKYGNRAHNIPALDLSTGRCHITSQNHGYAVDASTLPSDWKPYFINLNDQSNEGMIHKSRPIFSTQFHPEAKGGPLDSSYLFDIYLDSVLKYKNSQAGLYPQRDSRPSPLLVDLLAKERVGVQPTIGQQNVVAAATAAAAVARAA comes from the coding sequence ATGAAGCGCCCTGTCCAGGCCCGCTTCATGGCTACTGTGCGTCAGCGTGCCGCTATGGAGCCTGCCACCTTCACTATCCGTGATGGTCCCATGTTCTCAGGCAAATCTTTCGGTGCCCGCTCCAACATCTCCGGCGAAGCCGTCTTCACTACCTCCCTGGTTGGATACCCCGAATCCCTCACCGATCCATCATACCGTGGTCAGATCTTGGTTTTCACCCAACCTCTGATCGGTAATTACGGTGTTCCTTCCGCTGAAAAGGATTCCAATGGACTTTTGAAGTACTTTGAATCCCCCAACATTCAGGCGGctggtgttgttgttgcCGATGTCGCCGAGCAATACAGTCACTGGACAGCTGTCCAAAGTCTGGGCGAGTGGTGTGCCCGTGAAGGCGTTCCTGCCATCTCTGGTGTTGACACTCGTGCTATAGTCACCTATTTGCGTGAGCAAGGCTCTTCTCTGGCCCGTATTACCGTTGGCGAAGAGTACGATGCCAACGAGGATGAGGCTTTCACTGACCCCGAGCAAATCCACTTGGTGCGCCAGGTCAGCACCAAGCAGCCTTTCCacgttgctgctgctgaccCTCACTCCCACGTTGCTGTCATCGATTGTGGTGTTAAGGAGAACATTCTCCGCAGCTTGGTCGGTCGTGGCTCCAGCGTCACTGTCCTCCCCTTCGACTACCCCATCCACAAGGTCGCCCACCACTTTGATGGTGTCTTCATCTCCAACGGCCCCGGTGACCCAACTCACTGCCAGGACACCGTCTACCACCTCAAGCGTCTGATGGAGACTTCCCAGGTCCCCATTTTCGGTATCTGCCTGGGCCACCAGCTTCTGGCTCTTGCCACCGGTGCCAGCACCATCAAGCTGAAGTACGGAAACCGGGCTCACAACATTCCCGCTCTTGACCTCAGCACTGGTCGCTGCCATATCACGAGCCAGAACCACGGTTACGCCGTTGATGCTTCGACTCTGCCCTCGGACTGGAAGCCATACTTCATCAACCTGAACGACCAGAGCAACGAAGGCATGATCCACAAGTCTCGTCCCATCTTCAGCACACAGTTCCACCCCGAAGCCAAGGGCGGTCCTCTCGACTCATCCTACCTCTTCGACATTTACTTGGACTCTGTGCTGAAGTACAAGAACAGCCAGGCTGGCCTCTACCCCCAACGTGACAGCCGCCCCAGCCCTCTTCTGGTCGACCTGCTCGCTAAGGAGCGTGTGGGTGTCCAACCCACCATTGGCCAGCAGAACGTGGTAGCCGCTGCTACCGCTGCTGCTGCCGTTGCCCGTGCTGCCTAA
- a CDS encoding GTP binding protein (Gtp1), putative, whose product MVNITEKIKEIEDEMRRTQKNKATEYHLGLLKGKLARLRAQLLEPVGGAGSGGGSGFDVSKSGDARVALVGFPSVGKSTFLSKITKTKSEAAAYSFTTLTAIPGALEYGGAEIQILDLPGIIEGASEGKGRGRQVISAAKTSDLILMILDATKRAEQRALLEAELDAVGIRLNKEPPNIYLKIKKAGGMKISFATPPKNLDEKMVYNVLRDYKILNCEVLVRDENATIDDFIDVIMKDHRKYIRCLYVYNKVDSIGLEFLDALAREPYTAVMSCELDLGVQDVIERIWKELRLMRLYTKRKGEDPKFDEALIVRKDSTIEDVCDQIHRTIKDTFKYALVWGASARHVPQRVGLAHLVADEDVVSIVAK is encoded by the exons ATGGTGAACATTACGGAAAAGATTAAGGA GATCGAGGATGAGATGCGTCGAACGCAAA AGAACAAGGCAACAG AATACCATTTGGGTCTGTTGAAAGG AAAGCTTGCTCGGCTAAGAGCTCAGCTCTTGGAGCCAGTGGGAGGTGCCGGCTCTGGTGGTGGCTCAGGATTTGATGTCAGTAAGAGCGGCGATGCACGAGTGGCTCTTGTTGGCTTTCCCTCTGTCGGAAAGTCCACATTTCTGTCTAAGATCACCAAGACCAAAAGTGAGGCTGCAGCATACTCTTTCACCACTCTGACAGCTATTCCTGGAGCGCTAGAGTATGGTGGTGCTGAGATTCAGATTTTGGATTTGCCGGGTATTATCGAAGGTGCCTCCGAGGGCAAAGGCCGTGGTCGGCAGGTTATTTCTGCCGCAAAG ACAAGtgatttgatcttgatgatTCTGGACGCCACGAAGCGTGCCGAACAGCGAGCTTTGCTCGAGGCTGAGCTTGATGCTGTGGGCATTAGGTTGAACAAGGAACCGCC CAATATCTACTTGAAAATCAAGAAGGCCGGTGGCATGAAGATCTCTTTTGCGACGCCACCCAAAAATTTGGATGAAAAGATGGTTTACAACGTGCTTCGAGACTACAAAATTCTTAACTGTGAGGTGCTCGTGCGAGATGAGAATG CTACGATCGATGACTTTATCGATGTGATCATGAAGGACCACCGCAAGTACATCCGCTG TCTTTACGTGTACAATAAGGTCGACAGCATCGGCCTCGAATTCCTTGATGCCCTTGCCCGTGAGCCTTACACAGCCGTCATGAGTTGTGAACTTGACCTCGGCGTGCAAGACGTTATTGAACGCATCTGGAAGGAACTGAGATTAATGCGACTTTACACAAAACG AAAGGGAGAGGATCCTAAGTTTGATGAGGCGCTGATTGTACGCAAGGACTCCACCATTGAGGATGTTTGTGACCAGATTCACCGTACAATCAAGGATACATTCAAGTACGCGTTGGTGTGGGGAGCGAGCGCGAGACATGTTCCGCAGCGGGTAGGATTGGCACATCTGGTTGCTGATGAGGATGTCGTATCCATAGTGGCCAAGTAG
- a CDS encoding U2 auxiliary factor small subunit: MADTSVVEPPAPISITNPETLDHNAEDRIVATTGTAGDTLQGDQQLQSVKKTKIIRRKKRPARIQVDASTIKAEPAQQPGLDYNIWYNKSGDNDDKYGLSQPAPSRCNIARDSGYTRADRIPGSFFCIHFARGVCVKGQDCEYLHRLPTIHDMFNPNMDCFGRDKHSDYKEDMSGVGSFTRQNRTIYVGRITVSDDIEEVCSRHFAEWGQIERTRVLTGRGVAFVTYSSESNAQFALVAMQNQSLDHEEILNVRWATVDPNPMAQKREARRLEEQAAEAVRRALPAAFVAEIEGRDPEAKKRKKIEGTFGLQGYDVPDDVWHARTRQLEDASQAAQLEAPEQPLMIESASVSAQEQQPQSNGIFSSSAVAALHSLNGGRVTTQASKATAGPLVGYGSDDESD, translated from the exons ATGGCAGATACCTCGGTTGTTGAGCCACCAGCTCCTATTTCCATCACCAACCCCGAAACCCTTGACCATAATGCCGAAGACAGGATTGTGGCGACAACCGGCACCGCAGGCGACACTCTGCAAGGAGATCAGCAGCTCCAATCAGTTAAAAAGACCAAGATCATTCGCAGGAAGAAACGCCCAGCGAGGATACAAGTCGACGCGTCAACTATCAAAGCCGAGCCCGCGCAGCAACCGGGACTAGACTATAACATTTGGTACAACAAAAGCGGCGACAACGACGACAAATATGGCCTCAGTCAACCCGCGCCCAGTCGCTGCAATATTGCGCGTGACTCGGGATACACTCGCGCCGATCGCATTCCGGGGTCATTCTTCTG CATCCATTTTGCGCGAGGTGTTTGTGTGAAAGGTCAGGACTGTGAATACCTCCATCGTCTACCGACAATTCATGATAT GTTCAACCCTAACATGGACTGCTTTG GGAGAGACAAGCACAGCGATTACAAGGAA GATATGTCCGGAGTGGGCTCGTTCACACGCCAAAATAGGACAATCTACGTGGGCCGGATTACAGTTTC CGATGATATTGAAGAAGTGTGCTCAAGGCATTTTGCCGAATGGGGTCAAATCGAAAGAACCAGAGTGCTTACCGGACGGGGCGTGGCTTTTGTGACCTACTCGTCAGAAAGTAATGCGCAGTTTGC TCTAGTTGCGATGCAGAACCAAAGCTTGGACCATGAG GAAATTCTTAACGTACGATGGGCAACGGTCGACCCGAACCCAATGGCACAGAAGCGCGAGGCACGCCGGTTAGAAGAGCAAGCTGCCGAGGCAGTGCGCCGGGCTCTTCCTGCAGCTTTTGTAGCAGAGATCGAAGGCCGAGATCCCGAGGCCAagaagcggaagaagatCGAGGGAACTTTCGGACTACAGGGCTATGATGTTCCAGATGATGTGTGGCATGCCAGAACCCGTCAATTGGAGGATGCGAGCCAGGCTGCTCAGCTAGAGGCACCTGAACAACCTTTGATGATCGAGTCTGCTTCAGTTTCGGCACAGGAGCAGCAGCCCCAGAGTAATGGCATCTTCTCCAGCTCTGCTGTTGCAGCCCTGCACAGTCTTAATGGTGGTAGGGTAACGACCCAGGCATCCAAAGCTACTGCTGGACCGTTGGTCGGCTACGGCAGCGACGATGAGAGTGACTGA
- a CDS encoding Protein kinase (Gcn2), putative gives MSPKQRKKPSRQKNQPSDSSVTFPIFTTNYREIHQTEVEALCSIYGDDFEEVENRRSAWQQSSDVAFKLHLRSSSNPDILLILLVELPATYPKTVPNLSPGNLDGFRDGARSRIQEILHNKPKSLLGSEMIYELAVSIQDVLEDVAQAQAQDKDLPSLEEERMEQEAAALHRADLEKQEELRKQKAAAAEEERALQEMLQDKMRQRNKARILRRKSRTGGADVSYIDDLVENTPGAICFDPPLAVNDTDEQPLVFRAVHGKTLLQSKQCKKTFTVRPVVSEDRCYVPLLVLKEFCLDENNSEGLKFREQMRTSEDKLECIKRLRHPNLVDFVGFKINRPISHLDSLDNSWTVFALLEYANKGSLSELLDIVGTVAVDMLRGWMIQLLEALEFYHRSGFVHGNIHCGRVFLFRTPSGETIVKLQSNVEEALPDPLCGRPSFVASKSPLWVPPELTQDSSAPSMKTDVWDLGIVLLQMGFGKDVLLRYTSANQLMVSMGLSPPLQDLLCEFFRPDPRKRPTAFQLQPSEFFRVDAPLKMRERASGSLSLQRRPRLDSFGAMPAFSRYHQDFDEAGQLGRGGFGQVVKARNKLDGRLYAIKKISQSSAAALKDTLSETMLLSRLNHSYVVRYYTAWLEEDFNHIEEETMSSTEGDPFASHDHGFSTGGLDFISSSGYPKIEFAASDSDDENEGTLSDPAHPETPERNRVHDAGVDSGSEEDVELSRPRSSSYARPILTTLYIQMEYCEKHTLRDLIKDDLCDDNERSWRLFRQILDGLSHIHSHGIIHRDLKPDNIFIDVANNPRIGDFGLATSGQFTTAVRSSAAADFEGNFTRSLGTTYYVAPEMKSVVSGHYNEKVDMFSLGVIFFEMCHPLPTGMERDQTLRQIREKNHTLPPTFQQSDKLLQGQIIESLLSHTPSERPTASDLLSSGKIPLQVEEETFRRAIVHLLSDPNSPDYKNILSAIFSQSPKKFEDIAWDIDSHAVPAANELLVQGLVKKKLTSIFRRHGAVESTRQMLFPRSQHYNVGAVRVLDASGNLLQLPYDLTLPNARAIPRQDHSLEKTFAFGTVYRDSPHGSEPRTHREVDFDIVSYNTLDLALKEAEVIKVLDEIIEEFPPLRSTPMCFLVNHSDLLQLIMEFCRVTPTQIPKAKEVLSKLNVGKYTMQKIRSELRAPAIGVASTSLDDLARFDFRDSLKETQRRLQSIMEGTEYAERISPIFARLNVLMTYLQTFDVKRKIYINPLSSVHDKFYRGSVLFQCIFDSKRRDVFAAGGRYDRLIQEFSPNVLSNRPQAHAVGFNLGSDRLRSSMIDYLKAKAPSKDSETNTESYWAARRCDVLVASFDPTVLRTTGVKLIEELWSNKISAELAVDASSLEELLAKYKDSNHRCIVIAKQDSKERGFKVRNLMRKEEFDIRTPELVLWLRSEVQARNHREGTADPRQSRQLSQQEALAFQERANDVRILVPQHRSKKTNRRNIVESALLSAREVAENARNGPIAAIDTRDEVLDAIRDTRLSDAESWRSVIQNVPLTERKYLSQVFELLTDLAVENRTNDNTESYTNAFIYNYRTGSCVYYDLGT, from the exons ATGTCTCCCAAACAGAGGAAGAAGCCCTCCCGCCAGAAAAACCAACCCTCCGATTCTTCCGTGACGTTCCCCATATTTACAACTAATTACCGAGAAATCCACCAGACAGAGGTGGAAGCTCTGTGTTCGATCTATGGCGATGATTTTGAAGAAGTAGAAAATAGGCGGTCGGCTTGGCAG CAATCCTCCGATGTGGCATTCAAACTCCACTTACGATCCTCCTCAAATCCAGATATCCTCCTCATTTTGCTCGTCGAACTGCCAGCTACATATCCTAAAACTGTCCCCAATCTCTCACCAGGAAACCTCGACGGCTTTCGCGATGGAGCGCGTTCCCGAATCCAAGAAATTTTACACAACAAGCCAAAATCTTTACTCGGAAGTGAGATGATCTACGAGCTGGCGGTGTCCATCCAAGATGTTTTAGAGGATGTTGCTCAGGCACAGGCACAGGATAAAGACCTCCCCAGCCTTGAAGAGGAGCGTATGGAGCAAGAGGCGGCTGCTCTTCACCGCGCAGACCTAGAAAAACAAGAGGAACTTCGTAAGCAAAAGGCTGCAGCTGCCGAGGAAGAGCGCGCATTGCAAGAAATGCTTCAAGACAAGATGCGCCAGCGGAACAAGGCTCGCATTTTGAGACGAAAGAGTCGAACCGGCGGCGCAGATGTGAGTTATATTGATGACCTAGTGGAAAATACACCTGGCGCCATCTGCTTTGATCCTCCGTTGGCCGTCAACGACACCGATGAGCAGCCGTTGGTCTTCCGTGCCGTTCATGGCAAGACCCTGCTGCAAAGCAAACAGTGCAAGAAGACCTTCACCGTCCGGCCCGTTGTGTCCGAGGACCGATGCTACGTCCCGCTGCTTGTTTTGAAGGAGTTTTGTCTCGATGAGAATAATTCCGAGGGATTGAAATTCCGCGAGCAGATGCGCACTAGTGAGGATAAACTAGAGTGCATCAAGCGGTTGCGGCACCCCAATCTTGTTGATTTCGTGGGGTTTAAAATAAATCGTCCAATTAGCCACCTCGATTCACTCGATAATTCTTGGACTGTCTTTGCGCTTCTGGAGTATGCAAACAAGGGTTCTCTTTCCGAGCTTCTGGATATCGTGGGGACCGTAGCGGTTGACATGCTTCGCGGTTGGATGATTCAATTGCTCGAGGCTCTGGAGTTCTACCACCGCAGTGGTTTTGTGCATGGGAACATTCACTGTGGCCGAGTCTTTTTGTTCAGGACCCCTTCTGGTGAAACTATCGTTAAATTGCAGTCTAACGTCGAAGAGGCTTTACCTGACCCTCTTTGTGGAAGGCCCTCTTTTGTGGCCTCAAAGTCACCACTTTGGGTGCCCCCCGAGCTGACACAAGACAGTTCTGCTCCCTCCATGAAGACCGATGTCTGGGATCTTGGAATTGTGCTGCTTCAGATGGGCTTTGGAAAGGATGTTCTTCTCAGGTATACCTCAGCAAACCAGTTGATGGTATCTATGGGACTGTCGCCTCCCCTGCAAGATTTGCTTTGTGAATTTTTCCGCCCAGATCCTAGGAAACGTCCGACTGCTTTCCAACTTCAACCTTCTGAGTTTTTCCGGGTGGATGCGCCATTAAAGATGCGAGAGAGAGCGTCGGGATCTCTGTCCCTGCAGAGACGGCCACGCCTCGACTCGTTTGGAGCCATGCCGGCTTTCTCACGATACCACCAAGACTTTGATGAGGCAGGTCAACTAGGCCGTGGTGGATTTGGACAGGTTGTAAAAGCCCGGAATAAGCTGGATGGCCGGTTGTATGCAATAAAGAAAATCTCGCAATCATCGGCCGCAGCGTTGAAAGACACACTTTCCGAAACCATGTTGCTATCTCGGCTGAACCATTCCTATGTTGTCCGATACTACACTGCTTGGCTTGAAGAGGACTTCAATCACATTGAGGAAGAGACTATGTCCTCCACGGAAGGTGACCCGTTTGCTAGCCATGATCACGGTTTCAGTACAGGaggccttgatttcatcagcTCCAGCGGTTATCCAAAAATAGAGTTTGCCGCATCAGACAGTGATGATGAAAACGAAGGAACGTTATCTGACCCTGCTCACCCAGAGACGCCAGAGAGAAATAGGGTGCATGATGCTGGCGTTGATTCTGGAAGTGAGGAGGACGTTGAGCTCAGCCGACCGAGATCTAGCTCTTACGCCAGGCCGATTTTAACTACACTCTACATTCAGATGGAGTACTGTGAGAAGCAT ACCCTGCGCGATTTGATAAAGGATGATTTATGCGATGATAATGAGCGTTCATGGCGTCTCTTTCGGCAAATTCTCGATGGCTTGAGCCACATCCATAGTCATGGCATCATACACCGTGACTTGAAGCCTGATAATATTTTCATTGACGTCGCAAATAATCCCCGCATTGGAGATTTTGGTCTTGCAACAAGTGGCCAATTTACCACGGCCGTGCGTTCATCCGCAGCAGCCGACTTCGAAGGGAATTTCACTCGCAGTTTGGGAACAACTTATTACGTGGCACCAGAGATGAAGTCGGTTGTTTCGGGGCACTACAATGAGAAGGTCGAT ATGTTTTCGCTCGGTGTAATTTTCTTTGAGATGTGCCATCCATTGCCAACTGGCATGGAACGAGATCAAACTCTTCGACAGATCCGAGAAAAGAACCACACTCTTCCGCCCACTTTCCAGCAATCTGATAAGTTGCTCCAAGGCCAGATCATTGAATCTCTTCTGAGCCATACCCCGAGCGAACGCCCCACCGCCTCCGACCTTTTGTCCAGTGGAAAGATCCCTCTTCAGGTCGAGGAAGAGACATTCAGACGGGCTATTGTGCATCTGCTCTCAGATCCAAATTCACCCGACTACAAAAACATTCTCTCAGCCATATTCTCTCAATCGCCTAAGAAATTCGAAGATATTGCTTGGGACATAGACTCGCATGCGGTACCGGCCGCTAATGAGCTACTTGTCCAGGGCCTGGTCAAGAAGAAGTTAACCTCGATATTTCGACGACATGGTGCTGTTGAGTCAACAAGGCAAATGCTATTTCCCCGATCTCAGCATTACAACGTCGGTGCAGTACGTGTGCTGGATGCATCAGGTAATCTTTTACAGCTGCCATATGATCTCACTCTTCCAAACGCACGAGCAATTCCAAGACAAGATCACTCACTGGAGAAGACATTTGCTTTCGGCACAGTCTACAGAGATTCACCCCATGGCAGTGAACCACGAACTCACCGCGAAGTTGACTTTGACATTGTGTCCTACAACACTTTAGATCTAGCCTTAAAAGAGGCAGAAGTAATCAAGGTGTTGGATGAAATAATTGAGGAATTTCCACCTTTGCGGTCGACTCCCATGTGCTTCCTTGTCAACCACTCCGATCTGCTCCAACTCATTATGGAATTCTGTCGCGTCACACCTACGCAAATTCCGAAGGCCAAGGAGGTTCTCAGTAAGCTTAATGTTGGAAAATACACCATGCAAAAGATTCGAAGTGAACTCCGGGCTCCGGCAATTGGTGTTGCTTCGACTTCCTTGGATGACCTCGCCCGTTTCGATTTCCGAG ACTCGCTGAAGGAGACTCAACGCAGGCTGCAGAGCATCATGGAGGGCACTGAATACGCAGAGCGGATTTCACCAATTTTCGCGCGCTTGAACGTGCTCATGACCTATTTGCAGACTTTCGACGTGAAGCGAAAAATCTACATCAACCCACTTAGCAGTGTTCATGACAAGTTCTACCGCGGTAGCGTTCTGTTCCAGTGCATTTTTGATAGCAAACGACGCGATGTGTTTGCTGCAGGCGGCAGGTATGACAGGCTGATCCAGGAATTCTCACCTAATGTCCTATCAAATCGCCCACAAGCACATGCTGTGGGTTTCAACCTCGGCTCGGATCGACTACGCTCATCAATGATCGATTACCTGAAGGCCAAGGCTCCGTCGAAAGATTCCGAGACAAATACCGAGTCGTATTGGGCGGCCCGTCGG TGCGATGTACTTGTCGCTAGCTTTGACCCCaccgtactccgtacaacaggGGTCAAACTTATCGAAGAGCTCTGGTCAAACAAAATAAGCGCCGAGCTTGCTGTCGATGCTTCGTCCCTTGAAGAGCTTCTAGCAAAATACAAAGACTCCAACCACCGGTGCATTGTGATCGCCAAGCAAGATAGCAAGGAGCGTGGATTTAAAGTTCGGAATCTGATGCGCAAGGAAGAATTCGACATCCGCACCCCTGAACTGGTGCTGTGGCTTCGATCAGAAGTGCAGGCGCGCAACCACCGCGAGGGAACTGCTGATCCCCGCCAATCCCGCCAATTAAGCCAGCAGGAGGCTCTCGCGTTCCAGGAACGGGCAAATGATGTGCGCATCCTCGTTCCTCAACACCGAAGCAAGAAGACGAACCGAAGGAACATTGTTGAGTCAG CCCTACTTTCTGCTCGCGAAGTAGCCGAAAACGCCCGCAACGGCCCCATCGCCGCCATAGACACCCGCGACGAAGTTCTGGACGCTATTCGGGACACGCGTCTCTCCGACGCAGAGAGCTGGCGTAGCGTGATCCAGAACGTACCTCTAACAGAGCGGAAGTATCTCAGTCAAGTGTTCGAGCTACTCACTGACTTGGCTGTGGAGAATCGTACAAATGATAATACGGAAAGCTACACGAACGCTTTCATCTACAACTACCGTACAGGCTCTTGCGTGTACTACGACCTGGGGACCTAG